The Longimicrobiaceae bacterium sequence GCCTCTCGCAGGAGCTCCAGCTTGCGGCGCGGGAAGGTGGCGAAGAGCCGCTGAAAGATCACCTCGGGCTCGACGCCCCGCGCGATCATCTCCGCAGCGATCAGATGCGAACGCGGCGAGGTATTGCTGAAGCGGAAAGATCCCGTATCGCTCACCAGGGCTACGTAGATGCCCTGGATCACCATGGGAGTCCAGACCGGCCGCGCGGTTCGCACGAGGTCGTAGATCAGCTCCCCGGCGGCCGCCGCGGTCGGATCCTGAACAGCCATCGACCCGACCACCGACGGCCCCGGCGGATGATGATCGACCACCATCGTACGCTCGAATTCGATGTGCTCGATCAGCGGTCCCAGGCGGTTCGGCTCGCTCGTGTCCAGCACCAGAACCAAGTCGGCGTCGCTCAGCGCTACCGCCGCTTCGGCGGTGCCGAAATCCGCCACCATCTCCTCGCGATCTATCAGGAAGCGCAGCGCCGACGGATACGGGGTGGGGTTGACGATGGTCGCTCGTACCCCCGCCTCCGCGAGCCATGCGGCCACTGCGACCTGCGAGCCGACACCGTCGCCGTCGGCGTTGACGTGCGTGGTGAGGATCACGGAGCGGGCAGAAAGCAGCCGCTCGGCGATGGGACGCAGCGCAGCGGCGCGCTCCGCGGGTGGCTCTGGTGCCTGCACGAAGTCGTTGGTGCTCAGCTTGATTCTTCCGTCGAGAGAGTGTGGTAAGCGGCTGTGGACCGGCTCCTCCGGTGGGATCCTTCCCCTCCTCCCCGAGCAGCACCCCCACACCGCCGGCCCTTCGGGGTGCGGTGCGGGCGTACCGCGCTGGCGACGAACGAGATCGCCGC is a genomic window containing:
- a CDS encoding bifunctional oligoribonuclease/PAP phosphatase NrnA; amino-acid sequence: MQAPEPPAERAAALRPIAERLLSARSVILTTHVNADGDGVGSQVAVAAWLAEAGVRATIVNPTPYPSALRFLIDREEMVADFGTAEAAVALSDADLVLVLDTSEPNRLGPLIEHIEFERTMVVDHHPPGPSVVGSMAVQDPTAAAAGELIYDLVRTARPVWTPMVIQGIYVALVSDTGSFRFSNTSPRSHLIAAEMIARGVEPEVIFQRLFATFPRRKLELLREALAALEVDPEAGISWMVLPREVDARLQTNPEDYEGLIDHARSVEGTRVAILFRETSEGETKISFRSNGEADVNRVAREFGGGGHVKAAGALVPVPPEEAVERVLEAVREEVARSMAAQKG